DNA from Rosa rugosa chromosome 6, drRosRugo1.1, whole genome shotgun sequence:
CAAATGGAGCCCCTAAACTACGACACTGACCagtaatttttaaaattctacCATGAAAATCATACACGGTTTCATCCTCTCCCATGGTCATAGTTTCAAATTCATAAATCAGACCTTGCAATTTTTGTGCAAGTACCTTTTTATTACCTTCATATGTAGTTTGTAGCAGATCCCAAGCCTGCTTGGCAGTGTCACAATGACTGATTCTCAGTTATTCACGTTCAGAGAGAGCAGTGAATATGCTATTCCTTGCCTTGAAGTCAGCTTGAAGATCACGTACTTCCTCATCAGTCCAATCCTTCCTAGGTTTAGGAGTGGCAGTGGATGAGCTCTCACCTTTAGCTTGAACAACATGTATCCTCCAGCCATTTTCAACAATATTCCACACATGTTCGTCTTGTGCATAAAGATATGATTTCATGTAAATCTTCCATTGAGTATACTTCTCACAGCCTCCATCAAACCATGGAGGGCTATTGACTGATCCACCAGCAGCTCTATCTCGAGAGTGTTCCATCAACCCTGCGATCTACTAGAAATTTctagaacctgctctgatgccaaatgaAAACACTAGATGGAACAGGTTTTCAATGAATTACCCTTGCTTGAACAAAGTAATGGAAATCGATCAAATCATGACACAAGAActtgctgacgcagtgtaaacctcactACTAAGGAAACATCACTGTGAGGCTGTTTATGTAGCCCACACACATAAAACAATCCACTATGAAATCAAGGTTTTACAAGACACAAGTTGTGGTGTTCAACGCAACCACATTACAAGCAATATAGCTAACTTGTTTACAACTTGAACAACCTATTCTGCACAAGAATAACCTGATCTATTGTAGTAATTCACACTGGAATGTCTTGTCTTCTTTTTGAATCAAAGACTCTCTGATCTCATGTAATATAAGAAGAATGAAATGAGCAAACACCAAAAATCAATCAAGGAGAGTTTTTCATGAAAACTGTATATGAAGACTATGCAACACACATAACACACCTAGATCTCAAAAACTCTACTCACATAATACAGTTCgaaaaccttttatagaggagcaagactccccctcaatcaaatctcttcttatcaccaaaataagataaacacgGAAAGGTTTTAAAAATGATGCAATCAAATCTTCCTAATTGTAAGCAAACAGGATCTTTATCTGATATGCATTTAGAAAACAGTGTAATGCAGATAAGGATTTTAGATTAAATACaagatatgcatatcaatttagaatcATGCAAAACGATATGAAATGTAAACCACATttatctcaagatcagtgagcaTGATTCCCCTTTAATTTCCTCTTTGTAATTTGATTCTGCAATCTTCTTCTGTTTCCTTGAACCACCGGGAAAGTAGGAGAAATACTCTCCTAGTCCTTTGCAACCTCTGATCTCCTAGTGCCCTTGGGAAAGTATGTGTTGAATGGTAATAGCCCAATATACTTACATGTGTTAATGGGTattcaattttctttaatttcaagGGTACTATTGTCGGCAAAAGCTAGCAAGGATATTGAGGAATCAAGGGTACTATTGTCGGCAAAGTTCAAGGTATTTGAGAAATCAATCTTGTTCTCTCTTGCTTGCTACCTCCTTCTCATGGATAAGGTAAGCTAGTCTTCAGAAAGTTATTTCAATTTTGTTCTCTTGTTTCTgaaatttatcttttttttggtCGGTGAAATAAACTTTCATTTAGAAGGATAAAAACGATACAAAACCTAATAAAAAGGccgaaaagataaaaaaatacaCAAAAGTCGGAGCCCAAACAAACAATAGGAGGCCCAAcagaaaacaacaaacaaaagaaaccctaattctaaacTGCTCCTTGTCTTCAGCCGCCACAGATCCAGCACCACCAACGTCCACCATGGCCGTCGTAGCTGAATCCATACATGGGACTCCAAAATTGCAGCTTGAAGAGAGACCCCTACACCAAAGCCCGATCAAAATAACcctgaaaatggaaaaaaagaagaaaatagaagATCTAAACACAGATTCATCATCATCCCCACAGTAGAAATCTGCACCATAACATGAGATTTGCAACCACAACTCAGAGAACAAATCTGGGCAAACGAAACCCATAACACATGGAGCCAATAGACCCCGATAATAGAACATAGAAGGAGGTGGTGCATGCACCTGAGCCAAAGCTCTACCTATCTTCCGAGTGAGACGCGATTTCTCGCGTTTGAGAGGAGTCACTGCAAGAGCCAAACCATGGTACCgatttgaaaaggaaaagaaaaaatctggGCAACAAGATCTGGAGATGAGAGATGGTGGGTACAAGAAGGTGATGGGTGGTGAGGAATGAGTTAGAGAAAATTTGGGGCTAAGATACAGACAGAAAAATGGGGCAAGATGGAAGGAGAAGGGAAGGAGACCGGAGGAGAAAAAAAGAGATGAAGCAAAAGGCAAAAGCCTCAGATCTGAGACATAGCTCAGGGAAGCTGAGACATAGCTCAGGCAAGCACCCATAAAGGGTGGGTAGTGCCACTGACTCTCAAGGGCACGGAGGGGtttcagagagagaaaaatctctCTCGCTGTATATATGCTTGCTAGTCTATGTTTAGAGTTGATTAAGCTTCTTGTTGTTATTTTCTCCATCAACTAGAAATGTTGGGTTACTCTTTGTTGATTGGTTATGGTTGATAATTGCTATTTCGTTAGGGGAATGAGGTTTGATTAGGGTGGGAAAGAAAAAATGTTAGGTGTTAGGAGAGGACCGTAAGAGAATAGCCAGAGTTAGATTCAGCTTTGATTACCATAGCCAAGTTGCAAATGACTTGCTGTTCTGGAGGTGCAAGGAGAAACTGAGTGTCGGGCTCTATATATTTGTTTTTCCAAATCCTCCAAGTTTCATTACTTAAGTGTCAATTGTGTTTCGTCTTTGCTATTTCTGCTATTAGTAACAtggttcttttgtttctcttttttggtCTGATACCTTTTTGAGCTTAACTATATATGCATAGCTTTGCTACCACACATGATTGTTTTCTAGGGCACTAAATCCCCTTGGGGAGATTTCCCTTCATTTGGATCCGTTTTGAGATTTCAGTCATTTCACCTCACTTTGATTCGAGTTGAGGGATTTCACCTCATTTGGATCTGCTTTGAGGAGATTTCACCTCACTGTAATTAATATGCCTTGTGGAAATTTCACCTCACTTGGATCCGTCTTGAAGAGATTTCACCTCCTTGAGGAGATTAATTTCACTCACTAAGATCCGTCTTGAGGGAATTTAACCTCACTTGGATCTGTTTTGAAGAGATTTTACCTCACTTGGATCTTTCTTAAGGAGATTTCATCTTGACTACTCTTTTAGCTCTTCTTCCTTATCAGGTAAAACCTCGCTCTTTTGATTCATTCCTTTGAGTGTATTCTTTGGTTGGAGTGTTGGAACTGAGTTAGATATTAGctttgaacatatatatatatatagaactttATAGGTCTGAGTTGATTTTCCTTGTGAAGTTCTAGGTAGTTCATAATATATGCAGCTTATATTATGCATGTGAGTGGAGTTGTGGTATCATGGTTCCaatttaacatttttttttatctactAAGGcggttatttttgttttaggtTGTTAGTTATTTTGTATTTggttttactattttttttttttttttaaatcatttggttttgttttcaaGGGATAAGGATAGGTGGCTGACGGTCTGTTAGAGGAGggaggagaaagaaagaaaaggaatagAGAGTGGgatggaaagaaagaaagggaacaGAGATAGGGGagggaaagaaagagaagagggggggaggaggagaaagaaagagaccacggaaaaaaataaagaaggaagaaagaaaacgGAGTCGAAGATAAAAGTAGATGTGTGAGGGGAAGAGAGTTTTTGacatttgagagagaaagaatcAGGGTTTTAGTTTGCAGACTTTTTTGTGAGTGTTTAAGAAATCCAACCCTAGAGTTTTGATTACTGTAAGTTTGAGGAAGGTGTGAGCATGATTTCATGGTTTTGGGTTTCACCTTTGAGATTTCCGGAGTTGGGGGTATTTAAAGAGGCTGAGATTTTTAGCAGAGGTTGAGCTTTATTTCGGTGAACTCTATGGCTTTTGTTTATGTTTAAGATACGAGGTGAGTGGCTTTTGTTTGATATCATAAATTGCCTTTATAGTTAAGTTGAGTTTCTTTATTTTGTCAAATAACAAGATTTTGGTAACATTGTATTTTTCCTTTGTGTTAAGTCTGAACccttgtttttaagtaaatgattaatttcagtttacccccctgaggtttgggggtgtcatcatttcaccccctgtactttcaattttgaatttttaccccctaaactttccaatttcaatcagccatgtccaatttctactattccgtccaaattggacgttaagtttgacttttgagggctaaaatggtcatttcaacataaaaaatttaaaaataaaaacaaatttctgttttttagatttttttttttttctgtttctttttttttttttactttttttatttattattttgtcttcaacctatacagcacaagttataataggtttataaaaacaaaaaaatactctaggtggttgaaagccgctcgctggtctacgatatttgtgatatatctctgataaagtaaagaattttaagatatatccccaataaagtgaagaaatatttgtaaaaaataattttacactttatctgtaaataaatatctgtaaaaaatgattttacacaaatatttattcactttattggggatatacagatatttacagataaagtgtaaaatcattttttacagatatttcttcactttattggggatatatcataaaattcttcaatttattggagatatatcacaaatatcatagacaaaaaatgattttacatcgatatttcttcactttattggggatatacagatacttatttacagataaagtgtaaaattattttttacaaatatttcttcactttattggggatatatcctaaaattctttactttatcagagatatatcacaaatatcgtagaccagcgagcggctttcaaccacctagagtattttttttgtttttataacccTATTGTAACTTGTGgcgtataggttgaagacaaaataataaaaaaaaaaagtaaaaaaaaaaaagaaacataaaaaaaaaaaaaaaaaaaaaaactaaaaacagattttttttaaaattttaattttttttttatttttttatgttgaaatgaccattttagccctcaaaagtcaaacttaacatccaatttggacggaatagtagaaattggacacggctgattgaaattggaaagtttagggggtaaaaattcaaaattgaaagtacagggggtgaaatgatgacacccccaaacctcaagggagtaaactaaaattaatccTTAAGTAAATTAGTATTTAGAATTTGTTGGGTTATTCAATTGTTGTTTGTTTCCTTTTGAAAGTGTTGAAGGCTTCTGGGGTATTTTTAGATTAAGATCtgaagggggggggggtttaaatttttatatattgTTGTATGACAAGTTAAACTTTTGTTTTATATATGAGTTTCAAGAGTTATGTTTTCATTCTATTGTTGTTTTCTTTGCACGTAAGACTTTATCTTCttcattctttattatttcagTTCAGTTTTGCATTATGAATTATAGCCTATTATGATAATATATCTATTTGTCTCAGGATGTTGAAATTGAAATCATTATTGATGAAGAAAACTGGGAAtgaacagaaacaacaaaagagACAACCACAACAAGTAGGAAAGAGGCAGCCACCACCACCAGAGCTGCAGCAGCCTGAGCCATCACAGCAGTGGCAACCACAGCCACCAATACATTCAGGTAGAATTAAGATTCATTAATTGTGATAACACTGATAATATATTAGCAGGCTGTATCTTTTGGAAGTTTCCATGTCGATGGAGATCTATACTTGTTTAGCAATTTATACTACCTAGATTGTATCTCGTTCTTTGTCAATTAAGGAATGTACGTACATCCAAATGCTAATTGCATATTATTGGTTGGCTTGTCCATTCTTTAAAATATATGTTTCTTTTAATTGTGAGATAACCTtctctatatatatgcattGATGATGATAAAGATCCACCAACAACCTCAATTTCATGTGCAACTTTTTGTGCATTTGGAAACTAATTAGAAATTGAATCTAGTACCAATCATTGTCCTGCATGTATAAAACGTACCCTATATGTCCAAGCTATTAATGGAAAACTCCAAATATGAGAGTGCCAAAAAATGGAATATTTAGACTCCATTGACATTTCCCAGCATATGCATATATAGAGCCTCATCCATTAATGTACATATAATTTAAATCAAATAGATCTATATAAATTGTTTGAATGAGCCATgatttatattttggatatatgaaTTGGAAAATAGGTCTGATTCATTGCTGGTATATTCTACTAAgttgttctttattttcttaacaATACCACTAGGTGTTTCTGATCATGACATATCTTCTGAGGTCAAAAACACACGTGGCGTTACAAAGGGGATAGGAACTCATGATATTGTCACAGCTTCTAATGAGAGAATTCTAATTCAGATGAATGAGGATCAAAAGCTCCCAAATGGTGTCCAAGCTAATTCTAGGTCTGTTTCAGAAATTGGGTCTCGAACACGTTCCTGAGCTCCACTTAATGTCAAAACCTGGAAGGCAGTTAAACCAGAAGATAAAGACGAAATTAAAAACGGGTCGTTGGTGAGTGGTATTATTTACTTGCACTAGAATTGATTATATTGTTGGGtttataatatattttattaaacTAATCTCTTCTTGATTTGCTGTAATGTTAGCATAAGTTTGATGTCAATTTGGACGAACCTGCCATTGCAAAATTTGTTGAAAATAAGATGAACAACACATTCAGATCTTGGAAAGGCAAACTGCACAAGCACTTCAAAAAATATTCTAATGACATTGATTATGCAAGGTCTCACCCTCCCAATGAGAAATTGTATGGTGATAGGGAGATAAGTGATTGGGAGTGGCTGTGTGATTATTTGTACACTGATCAAGCGTATCAGGTATAAAATTGTACACTGATTTTGAATTGTTGATGTTGCATGCATAGTGTATATGTtattcaaatgttttttttgttaGGACTATATGTAtagaagttcaagaagactGATGTCAAACGAAATGATATTCTAATGATTGGTACTTTTTACAAACATGCAGAAGCGTAGTAAGATCAATACTATCAAtaggaacaagaaaaaatataatTATTGTGGTGGTTCACTTCCTTTCACGAAACACATGGAAGCCGAAGAACAGGTAAATGTCTGTTATTGTTTAAATTTAGTTGCTAAACTCTGTTATCAAATATACTTGTCTAATTgatttgtttcattttcttcGAAAACTTATCCCATAATTTGTTCAGTCTTGCTGACATATAAAAACAATATTGAAATAGGATGAGAAGCTTGAGTACAAATGACAAAAAACTCTCTCAACCCTAATACGCGCCTCCGCAACCTACTCCCTTCAAGCTAGTCCGACTACGCCGCCATGCTTGGCGGGTCTCGGCCTTTGCCAGCGTGCGTTGTGCGTGGTCGGACGGGATTAGTTTTATGAGATGCTTCTAGATGTGTGGCGACGCTGCAAGCGTGAATGAGACCTGAAATCGGGTTGGTGCCGGATCGATCCCGATTTGGCTCCGGACTGGTGATGGGATCAGCAGCGTTTGGCGGTTTCTGGTGGCCCACGGGGAAACTGGTGGCAGGGTGCAATCTGCTGCGACCTCTAGAtttggaagaagatgaagctCAAATGCAAATGGGGCGGTTGCGAGGCTGGATAAGG
Protein-coding regions in this window:
- the LOC133718542 gene encoding uncharacterized protein LOC133718542, yielding MNNTFRSWKGKLHKHFKKYSNDIDYARSHPPNEKLYGDREISDWEWLCDYLYTDQAYQKRSKINTINRNKKKYNYCGGSLPFTKHMEAEEQKGKNVTYVENWGLMHQHRGSNGGVWINEEAERTGKNLIEELIKTKQQLAESEDTPFEDVVVHIPMKLDILAKELGTLKGKTI